From a region of the Pseudomonadaceae bacterium SI-3 genome:
- a CDS encoding VWA domain-containing protein yields MLLGLFNEMRAAKVPVSVRELLDLINALKHNVVFADMDEFYYLSRAILVKDERHFDKFDRAFGAYFKGLENLDQHIEALIPEEWLRKEFERSLSDEERAKIESLGGLDKLIEEFKKRLEEQKGKHAGGNKWIGTGGTSPFGSGGYNPEGIRIGDAGKRQGKAVKVWDQREYKNLDDQVELGTRNIKVALRRLRKFARQGAQDELDLDGTIDHTAKDGGLLNIQMRPERRNAVKLLILFDIGGSMDAHVKVCEELFSACKTEFKHLEYFYFHNFIYESVWKNNFRRTSERTSTLDLLHKYGADYKVVFVGDAAMAPYEITQPGGSVEHWNEEAGYVWMQRFMEKYKKLIWINPYPKDTWGYTSSTGIVRDLLEDRMYPLTLSGLEEGMKFLSK; encoded by the coding sequence ATGTTGCTTGGCCTGTTCAATGAGATGCGCGCCGCCAAGGTTCCGGTGTCGGTGCGCGAGCTGCTCGATCTGATCAATGCGTTGAAACACAACGTCGTATTCGCCGATATGGATGAGTTCTATTATTTGTCCCGGGCGATTCTGGTGAAGGACGAGCGACACTTCGACAAATTCGATCGTGCCTTCGGCGCCTATTTCAAAGGCCTGGAAAATCTGGATCAGCATATCGAAGCCTTGATTCCAGAAGAGTGGCTGCGCAAGGAGTTCGAGCGTTCCTTGAGCGATGAAGAGCGCGCCAAGATCGAGTCCCTAGGCGGCTTGGACAAGCTGATCGAGGAGTTCAAGAAACGTCTTGAGGAGCAGAAAGGCAAACATGCCGGCGGCAACAAGTGGATCGGCACGGGCGGTACCAGTCCTTTTGGCTCCGGCGGCTACAACCCCGAGGGCATCCGCATCGGTGACGCAGGCAAGCGTCAAGGCAAGGCGGTGAAGGTATGGGATCAGCGCGAATACAAGAACCTCGACGATCAGGTCGAGCTGGGGACGCGCAACATCAAGGTCGCGCTACGCCGCTTGCGCAAGTTCGCCCGCCAGGGTGCGCAGGACGAACTGGACCTGGACGGCACCATCGACCACACCGCTAAAGACGGCGGCCTGCTGAATATCCAGATGCGCCCCGAGCGTCGCAATGCGGTGAAGCTGCTGATCCTGTTCGACATTGGCGGTTCGATGGATGCGCACGTCAAGGTCTGCGAAGAGTTGTTCTCCGCCTGCAAGACGGAGTTCAAGCACCTCGAGTACTTTTACTTTCACAACTTCATCTATGAGTCGGTCTGGAAAAATAATTTCCGCCGGACTTCCGAACGCACCTCGACCCTGGACCTGCTGCATAAGTACGGCGCTGACTATAAGGTGGTCTTCGTTGGCGACGCGGCCATGGCGCCCTACGAAATCACCCAGCCTGGCGGCAGCGTAGAGCACTGGAACGAGGAAGCTGGCTACGTCTGGATGCAGCGCTTTATGGAAAAATACAAGAAGCTCATCTGGATCAACCCTTACCCGAAGGACACCTGGGGCTACACCTCCTCCACCGGCATCGTCCGC
- a CDS encoding GFA family protein yields MQTHTGSCLCGVVRYRIDAPINELTHCHCKMCRKAHGAAFATYAGVPLDSFHFLSGKDQLGVYHSSDHVTRTFCIRCGSNLQFVDNREHELGVAAGTLDSPLPAPPQEHIFVGSKADWYEIRDGLPTHDEDR; encoded by the coding sequence ATGCAAACGCATACCGGTAGTTGCCTCTGTGGCGTCGTTCGTTATCGCATCGACGCTCCGATCAACGAGCTGACCCATTGTCACTGCAAGATGTGTCGCAAAGCCCACGGTGCGGCTTTTGCCACTTATGCGGGCGTGCCGCTGGATTCGTTTCACTTTCTCTCCGGCAAGGATCAGTTGGGTGTCTATCACTCGTCCGACCATGTGACTCGGACGTTCTGCATTCGCTGCGGCTCCAACCTGCAATTCGTCGACAACCGCGAGCATGAGCTCGGCGTTGCTGCCGGCACGCTCGACTCGCCGTTGCCCGCCCCGCCTCAGGAGCACATTTTTGTGGGCTCGAAGGCGGACTGGTACGAGATCCGCGACGGACTCCCGACGCACGACGAAGACCGCTGA